One genomic window of Etheostoma spectabile isolate EspeVRDwgs_2016 chromosome 7, UIUC_Espe_1.0, whole genome shotgun sequence includes the following:
- the LOC116691888 gene encoding keratin, type I cytoskeletal 18, which yields MEPNVIHRNHFDLYLHAEHIAQQFGKSYAPTVSGGAGGHGTKISMAYGTRVGSGFVGGHDLLSIMNEKLTLQQLNERLATYLETVKTLEKANSTLEMKIREIIKTKGPLEGRNYSKYNAIITELRAKIYDTIRGKAQLAITLDNASLAAHDFRLKMEYEMSMRQTVDADVARLRKLLDDTNVSRLYLESDIESLKEELITLRKNHETDVAELRAKITEVGVRVDVDAPKGQDLARILEEMRASYEKIVLKNQRELKAWHETQIKEVKVQVTENTTALKEATTVISATRKKYQAMDIDLQAALSQNASLKANLRDIDIRFNMEVEKYNTVILRLKEELTQIRNNIQQNTRDYEQLLNIKMQLEAEIVEYRRLLDGGADFKLQDAVETKMIQTKVVTFTQTLVDGNVVSESKDIQSSEKTPDK from the exons ATGGAGCCCAATGTTATACACCGTAACCATtttgatttatatttacatGCCGAGCACATAGCTCAACAGTTTGGGAAGTCCTATGCCCCCACGGTCAGCGGAGGGGCAGGTGGCCATGGGACAAAGATCTCCATGGCCTACGGCACACGGGTTGGCAGCGGTTTCGTGGGTGGGCATGACCTCTTGTCCATCATGAATGAGAAGTTAACCTTGCAGCAGCTGAACGAACGCTTGGCTACCTACCTGGAGACGGTGAAGACTCTGGAGAAGGCCAACAGCACTCTTGAGATGAAGATCAGGGAGATCATCAAGACGAAAGGCCCCTTGGAGGGAAGGAACTACAGCAAGTACAATGCCATCATCACGGAGCTGAGGGCCAAA ATATATGACACAATTAGGGGAAAGGCACAGCTTGCTATCACTCTTGACAATGCAAGCCTGGCTGCACACGACTTCCGACTTAA GATGGAGTATGAGATGTCCATGCGTCAGACGGTGGATGCTGATGTGGCCAGACTCAGAAAGCTTCTGGACGACACCAACGTCAGTCGCTTGTACCTGGAGAGCGACATTGAGTCTCTGAAGGAAGAGTTGATCACCCTGAGGAAGAACCATGAGACG GATGTTGCTGAATTGCGTGCCAAGATCACCGAGGTTGGTGTCCGTGTGGATGTTGATGCTCCTAAAGGACAGGACCTGGCCAGAATATTGGAGGAGATGAGGGCTAGCTATGAGAAGATAGTACTGAAGAATCAGAGGGAGCTCAAAGCATGGCATGAAACGCAG ATCAAAGAGGTGAAGGTCCAAGTGACTGAGAACACAACAGCTCTGAAGGAAGCCACAACAGTGATCTCTGCTACTCGGAAGAAGTACCAGGCAATGGACATTGACCTGCAGGCTGCACTTAGTCAG AATGCATCTCTGAAGGCCAACCTGCGGGACATCGACATCCGTTTCAACATGGAGGTAGAAAAGTACAACACCGTCATCCTGAGGCTGAAGGAGGAGCTCACTCAGATACGCAACAATATCCAGCAAAACACAAGAGATTACGAGCAGCTGCTCAACATTAAGATGCAACTGGAGGCTGAGATCGTCGAGTACAGGAGGCTGCTGGACGGAGGGGCAGACTTCAA ATTACAGGATGCAGTTGAAACGAAGATGATCCAGACCAAAGTGGTGACATTCACTCAGACTCTGGTGGATGGCAATGTGGTGTCAGAGAGCAAGGACATCCAATCCAGTGAAAAGACTcctgataaataa